A genomic window from Nocardioides sp. BP30 includes:
- a CDS encoding metallophosphoesterase family protein, with amino-acid sequence MKLSILAERPGLVRRGIAAMAVAGLGATVFLGVSGTTAQAAGPNNDHGIILGVGADASQRTLAWYSQTGDVQQLVYGPTSTFAAGTGTTSVDVTPVANTQGATTEFNAHAVLKSLAANTQYSYKVGSTAGGWSQTFTFTTKSSTFDSGFSADFFGDPQIGASGQDSLDGDGWVQTVKFAQSHDTDSELYLSGGDQIDATSTSSTVPGGTANLLEDQWNNFLRPFARGGSDIATGDEIPWASTIGNHDVATKTYQQHLAQPNLTDDSRYYSGDPASVSGGDYWFTYRDVLFIDINSNSYAATGGTLTGDPAHVAYIKNVVAAHGADAKYKVLIYHHSIYSPADHANDADNAQRRADFTTAFSQLGINLVLQGHDHSYSRSYTIKNGARSGEAAELSNGQWTAEQSDAAGNPDGTTILPGPGGVIYVTANSASGSKYYDLTAPGTANNRDYGPDQSESAAQAASNGAVSGGHTNHWANAVENQEHVQSYLQVNFGADGINVKDVRSGDTATTSANAAVQRGNVPWAGNVGNTWAGAVKDANGVLTTPAAPVDATANNAWTTAHPKGSLVDQVTIAQFVAPSAVTISGKADVGQTLTANLTGAFTTGTSVAYSWKADGVEFATGNAATLTADERGKRITVTATGTLGDYDPLAVTSAATSVVPGAQGPAGPAGPAGPAASITSTAPVIKGKAKVGKTLKVVTGSWSKGAKLTTTWYVGKKAVHNGSSLKLSKKYAGKKVKVLVTGVLGGAQASNFSAPTAKVKK; translated from the coding sequence ATGAAACTCAGCATTCTCGCCGAGCGCCCCGGCCTCGTCCGCCGCGGCATCGCGGCGATGGCGGTCGCCGGCCTCGGCGCCACCGTCTTCCTGGGTGTCTCGGGCACGACCGCCCAGGCGGCCGGCCCGAACAACGACCACGGCATCATCCTCGGCGTCGGTGCAGACGCCTCCCAGCGCACGCTGGCGTGGTACTCCCAGACCGGCGACGTCCAGCAGCTGGTCTACGGGCCGACCAGCACGTTCGCTGCCGGCACCGGCACGACGTCGGTCGACGTCACGCCGGTCGCCAACACCCAGGGGGCCACCACCGAGTTCAACGCCCACGCGGTGCTGAAGAGCCTCGCCGCCAACACGCAGTACTCCTACAAGGTGGGCAGCACCGCTGGCGGCTGGTCGCAGACCTTCACCTTCACCACCAAGTCCTCGACCTTCGACTCCGGGTTCTCGGCCGACTTCTTCGGCGACCCGCAGATCGGCGCGTCGGGCCAGGACAGCCTGGACGGCGACGGCTGGGTCCAGACCGTGAAGTTCGCACAGTCGCACGACACCGACTCCGAGCTGTACCTCTCCGGCGGTGACCAGATCGACGCCACCAGCACCAGCTCCACGGTGCCGGGCGGAACGGCGAACCTGCTCGAGGACCAGTGGAACAACTTCCTGCGGCCCTTCGCCCGCGGTGGCTCCGACATCGCGACCGGCGACGAGATCCCGTGGGCCTCCACGATCGGCAACCACGACGTCGCCACCAAGACCTACCAGCAGCACCTCGCCCAGCCGAACCTGACCGACGACTCCCGGTACTACTCCGGTGACCCGGCATCGGTCAGCGGCGGCGACTACTGGTTCACCTACCGCGACGTGCTCTTCATCGACATCAACTCCAACTCCTACGCGGCGACCGGTGGCACGCTCACCGGTGACCCGGCACACGTGGCGTACATCAAGAACGTCGTCGCCGCGCACGGTGCGGACGCCAAGTACAAGGTGCTCATCTACCACCACTCGATCTACTCGCCGGCCGACCACGCCAACGACGCCGACAACGCCCAGCGGCGCGCCGACTTCACCACCGCGTTCTCCCAGCTCGGGATCAACCTGGTGTTGCAGGGGCACGACCACTCCTACTCGCGCAGCTACACGATCAAGAACGGGGCGCGCAGCGGCGAGGCGGCCGAGCTCTCGAACGGCCAGTGGACCGCCGAGCAGTCCGACGCGGCCGGTAACCCGGACGGCACCACGATCCTTCCGGGCCCCGGGGGCGTCATCTACGTGACCGCCAACTCGGCCTCCGGCTCGAAGTACTACGACCTGACCGCGCCCGGCACCGCCAACAACCGCGACTACGGCCCGGACCAGTCCGAGAGCGCGGCCCAGGCCGCCTCGAACGGCGCCGTCAGCGGGGGCCACACCAACCACTGGGCCAACGCGGTGGAGAACCAGGAGCACGTGCAGAGCTACCTGCAGGTGAACTTCGGCGCCGACGGCATCAACGTCAAGGACGTCCGCAGCGGTGACACCGCCACCACCAGCGCCAACGCGGCGGTCCAGCGCGGCAACGTGCCGTGGGCCGGCAACGTCGGCAACACCTGGGCCGGTGCGGTCAAGGACGCCAACGGCGTGCTGACGACGCCGGCCGCGCCCGTCGACGCCACCGCCAACAACGCCTGGACGACGGCCCACCCGAAGGGCTCGCTGGTCGACCAGGTCACCATCGCGCAGTTCGTCGCGCCGAGCGCGGTCACCATCTCCGGCAAGGCCGACGTCGGCCAGACCCTGACCGCGAACCTCACCGGTGCGTTCACCACCGGCACCTCGGTGGCCTACTCCTGGAAGGCCGACGGCGTCGAGTTCGCGACCGGCAACGCCGCCACCCTCACCGCCGACGAGCGCGGCAAGCGGATCACCGTCACGGCGACCGGCACGCTCGGCGACTACGACCCGTTGGCGGTCACCTCGGCGGCCACGTCCGTCGTACCGGGCGCCCAGGGTCCGGCCGGTCCCGCCGGCCCCGCGGGACCGGCGGCCTCCATCACGTCGACCGCCCCGGTGATCAAGGGCAAGGCCAAGGTCGGCAAGACGCTCAAGGTCGTCACCGGCTCATGGAGCAAGGGCGCCAAGCTGACCACCACCTGGTACGTCGGCAAGAAGGCCGTGCACAACGGCTCCTCGCTCAAGCTGAGCAAGAAGTACGCCGGCAAGAAGGTCAAGGTCCTGGTGACCGGCGTCCTCGGCGGCGCGCAGGCGAGCAACTTCAGCGCTCCGACCGCCAAGGTCAAGAAGTAG
- a CDS encoding HupE/UreJ family protein, whose product MSRLLHGRCRDAVALLLTTVAMLLFVLTALAGPSQAHGLTSVVYVDMTSPERGVVRVDLGLEYDLFEVSVADYEHDDALYRAGQPAWDDGDAPGMAKAMDDNKSSTLRYIADHFHITGSGKACTTTSVSDATIKMRQGVPYAFVDVDYACDPNASVHDFTTTFFNADEGYVKGTTTIATYDLDMRHGSAALEMDQTSFSTHQSFGQRFGEFYRLGTHHLLTGIDHLLFLAALIVGSRRLREVVLGATTFTIAHLVTLALTALGIVHVSENLVEPLIALSIAAVAGWHLVRLWRRGSHATDIITASRSHFALDRAGYLRLGVVFFFGLIHGMGFAGALGIDNPWSWTLLWSLLVFSIGIESVQIGLIVLIFPILALIRHRSPRVGLWVSGSVAAVVAIFGLLWFVQRVWDVAHGAQLS is encoded by the coding sequence GTGTCCCGTCTCCTCCACGGCCGCTGCCGCGACGCTGTCGCCCTGCTGCTCACGACCGTCGCGATGCTGCTGTTCGTGCTGACCGCCCTCGCCGGCCCCTCGCAGGCGCACGGTCTCACCTCGGTCGTGTACGTCGACATGACCTCGCCCGAACGAGGGGTCGTGCGGGTCGACCTCGGGCTGGAGTACGACCTGTTCGAGGTCTCGGTCGCCGACTACGAGCACGACGACGCGCTCTACCGCGCGGGCCAGCCGGCCTGGGACGACGGTGACGCGCCGGGCATGGCGAAGGCGATGGATGACAACAAGTCCTCGACGCTGAGGTACATCGCCGATCACTTCCACATCACCGGGAGCGGAAAGGCCTGCACCACCACCTCGGTGAGTGACGCGACCATCAAGATGCGCCAGGGTGTGCCGTACGCGTTCGTCGACGTCGACTACGCCTGTGATCCGAACGCCTCGGTGCACGACTTCACGACGACGTTCTTCAACGCCGACGAGGGCTACGTCAAGGGCACGACCACGATCGCCACCTACGACCTCGACATGCGCCACGGCAGCGCCGCGCTGGAGATGGACCAGACGTCGTTCTCCACCCACCAGAGCTTCGGCCAGCGCTTCGGCGAGTTCTACCGGCTCGGCACCCACCACCTGCTCACCGGGATCGACCACCTGCTCTTCCTCGCCGCCCTCATCGTCGGCTCGCGCCGATTGCGCGAGGTCGTGCTCGGCGCCACCACCTTCACCATCGCGCACCTGGTCACGTTGGCGCTGACCGCACTGGGGATCGTGCACGTCTCGGAGAACCTGGTCGAGCCGCTGATCGCGCTCTCCATCGCTGCCGTGGCCGGCTGGCACCTGGTCCGGTTGTGGCGTCGTGGCAGCCATGCCACCGACATCATCACCGCCAGTCGCAGCCACTTCGCCCTCGACCGTGCCGGCTATCTGCGTCTCGGCGTGGTGTTCTTCTTCGGCCTCATCCACGGGATGGGCTTCGCCGGCGCGCTCGGCATCGACAACCCCTGGTCCTGGACGCTGCTGTGGTCCCTGCTGGTCTTCAGCATCGGCATCGAGTCGGTGCAGATCGGTCTGATCGTCCTGATCTTCCCGATCCTGGCGCTCATCCGGCACCGCTCGCCCCGCGTCGGCCTGTGGGTCAGCGGCTCCGTGGCCGCCGTCGTGGCGATCTTCGGTCTGCTCTGGTTCGTGCAGCGGGTGTGGGACGTCGCCCACGGCGCGCAGCTGAGTTGA